One window of Pectobacterium carotovorum genomic DNA carries:
- a CDS encoding MetQ/NlpA family lipoprotein, with protein MAIKLKSIATIGALIGALALAGCGQEEKNPNHIKVGVIVGAEQQVAEIAQKVAKDKYGLDVELVTFNDYVLPNEALSKGDIDLNAFQHKPYLDQQIKDRGYKLVSVGNSFVYPIAGYSKKIKSLNELQDGDQVALPNDPTNLGRSLLLLQKVGLIKLKDNVGLLPTVLDVTENPKNIKLVELEAPQLPRSLDDAQIALAVINTTYASQINLTPTKDGLFVEEKDSPYVNLLVSREDNKDAENVKKFVQAYQSDEVNDAANKIFNGGAVKGW; from the coding sequence ATGGCGATTAAACTGAAATCTATTGCGACCATTGGCGCACTCATTGGTGCTCTGGCACTCGCGGGATGTGGTCAGGAAGAAAAGAATCCTAATCATATTAAAGTTGGCGTTATCGTTGGCGCAGAACAACAAGTTGCAGAAATTGCGCAGAAAGTAGCAAAAGACAAGTACGGTCTGGACGTTGAATTAGTCACATTTAACGACTACGTTTTGCCAAACGAAGCGCTGAGCAAAGGTGACATCGATCTGAATGCCTTCCAGCACAAGCCTTATCTGGATCAGCAGATCAAAGATCGTGGCTACAAACTGGTTTCTGTCGGTAACAGTTTTGTCTACCCAATTGCAGGTTACTCCAAGAAAATAAAATCGTTGAATGAGCTACAAGATGGTGATCAAGTCGCACTGCCAAACGACCCGACTAATCTGGGCCGTTCCCTGCTGCTGCTGCAAAAAGTCGGTTTGATTAAGCTGAAAGACAACGTTGGCCTGCTGCCAACCGTACTGGATGTGACCGAAAACCCGAAAAACATCAAACTGGTTGAACTAGAAGCGCCACAGTTGCCACGTTCTTTAGATGACGCACAAATCGCGCTGGCGGTAATCAACACCACTTACGCCAGCCAGATTAACCTGACGCCGACCAAAGATGGCCTGTTTGTTGAAGAGAAAGACTCTCCGTATGTAAACCTGCTGGTTTCACGCGAAGACAACAAAGACGCTGAAAACGTGAAGAAATTCGTTCAGGCTTATCAGTCTGACGAAGTAAACGACGCAGCAAATAAAATCTTTAATGGCGGCGCAGTGAAAGGCTGGTAA
- the tsaA gene encoding tRNA (N6-threonylcarbamoyladenosine(37)-N6)-methyltransferase TrmO, with the protein MSQFVFNQIGIIRSPYKEKFAIPRQPGLIEDGGGELQLLPPYNQAECVRGLEDFSHIWILFIFHQTMDGGWRPTVRPPRLGGNTRTGVFATRSTFRPNPVGMSLVELKGIRAKGDAITLELGSLDLVDGTPVVDIKPYLPFAESHPQARAGFAQMAPDAAMPVVFSALAESQIAEHHKKYPHLKRFISQVLAQDPRPAYRKGESTTREYAVLLLEFNVRWRVCEEQTEVLSLDPSHTC; encoded by the coding sequence ATGAGTCAATTTGTTTTCAATCAGATCGGGATTATCCGCTCACCGTATAAAGAAAAATTTGCCATTCCGCGGCAGCCGGGTCTGATTGAAGATGGAGGCGGAGAGCTTCAGCTATTACCACCGTACAATCAGGCAGAATGTGTGCGGGGGCTGGAAGATTTCAGCCATATTTGGATCCTGTTCATCTTTCATCAAACGATGGACGGCGGCTGGCGTCCGACGGTTCGCCCCCCGCGTCTGGGAGGAAACACCCGTACGGGCGTTTTCGCTACGCGTTCTACCTTCCGCCCTAACCCTGTTGGCATGTCGCTGGTTGAGCTAAAAGGGATCCGTGCAAAAGGCGATGCCATTACGCTCGAATTAGGCAGCCTTGATCTGGTTGATGGTACACCGGTCGTCGATATCAAACCTTATCTACCCTTTGCAGAAAGCCATCCTCAGGCGCGAGCGGGTTTTGCCCAAATGGCCCCCGATGCCGCGATGCCGGTAGTTTTTTCCGCCCTCGCAGAAAGCCAGATCGCAGAACACCACAAGAAATATCCCCATTTGAAACGCTTTATCTCGCAGGTATTGGCACAGGATCCGCGCCCCGCCTACCGTAAAGGGGAAAGTACCACGCGGGAATACGCCGTTTTGCTATTAGAATTCAATGTGCGCTGGCGTGTCTGCGAAGAACAAACCGAAGTGTTGAGTCTCGACCCGTCACACACGTGTTAA
- the rcsF gene encoding Rcs stress response system protein RcsF, with amino-acid sequence MRAVPFILLAMSLTGCSLFQKPPAPAPQPAIETKTVEPAPKPKPAARPTPAVLYKSAEELVGKPFRDMGEVSGSSCQVSAQDSPPNAANARKRMQNRATAMKANAVLLHECQTVSGVAGCYSQVVCQGTALKVSAQ; translated from the coding sequence ATGCGTGCTGTTCCCTTTATATTGTTGGCCATGTCGCTGACAGGCTGTTCTTTATTTCAGAAGCCACCGGCACCGGCACCTCAACCCGCTATTGAAACCAAAACCGTAGAACCTGCGCCTAAACCGAAGCCAGCGGCTCGCCCGACGCCAGCGGTGTTATATAAAAGTGCAGAAGAATTAGTCGGTAAACCTTTCCGTGATATGGGCGAAGTTTCAGGGTCCTCATGTCAGGTCAGCGCTCAGGATTCTCCCCCTAACGCGGCAAATGCGCGTAAAAGAATGCAAAACCGCGCAACCGCAATGAAAGCCAATGCAGTTTTACTGCATGAATGCCAAACCGTCAGCGGCGTAGCGGGTTGCTATAGTCAGGTCGTTTGCCAAGGCACTGCGCTGAAAGTCTCTGCACAATGA
- the metI gene encoding methionine ABC transporter permease MetI → MSEAMMWLMAKGVWETVAMTFVSGFFGFVLGLPVGVLLYTTRPGQIIANPKIYRTVSALVNIFRSIPFIILLVWMIPFTRIIVGTSIGLQAAIVPLTIGAAPFIARMVENALLEIPTGLIEAARAMGATPMQIIRKILLPEALPGLINAATITLITLVGYSAMGGAVGAGGLGQIGYQYGYIGYNATVMNTVLILLVVLVYLIQFCGDRAVKAVTHK, encoded by the coding sequence ATGTCTGAAGCAATGATGTGGTTAATGGCTAAGGGAGTATGGGAAACCGTCGCGATGACGTTCGTTTCTGGTTTCTTTGGCTTTGTGCTTGGCTTACCTGTAGGCGTTTTGTTGTATACCACGCGTCCGGGGCAAATCATCGCCAATCCCAAGATCTATCGGACCGTTTCTGCACTGGTAAATATTTTCCGTTCGATTCCGTTCATTATTTTGCTGGTGTGGATGATTCCTTTTACCCGCATCATTGTCGGAACCTCGATTGGCCTGCAAGCGGCGATCGTTCCTCTTACCATAGGTGCAGCGCCGTTTATTGCCCGCATGGTGGAAAATGCGCTGCTTGAAATTCCTACTGGCCTGATCGAAGCCGCCCGTGCGATGGGTGCGACGCCGATGCAGATCATCAGAAAGATATTGCTGCCGGAAGCATTACCGGGGCTAATTAATGCTGCAACCATCACGCTAATTACTCTCGTAGGCTATTCTGCTATGGGTGGAGCCGTGGGCGCAGGCGGCTTAGGTCAAATTGGTTATCAGTATGGTTATATTGGTTATAACGCGACGGTCATGAATACGGTATTAATATTACTGGTTGTTTTGGTTTACCTGATTCAATTCTGCGGCGACAGAGCAGTAAAAGCTGTCACACACAAGTAA